From Bombus vancouverensis nearcticus chromosome 15, iyBomVanc1_principal, whole genome shotgun sequence, the proteins below share one genomic window:
- the LOC117164454 gene encoding uncharacterized protein LOC117164454, whose protein sequence is MPAVPCPPECPPSKPKYDPSARYYREIGTAVIGNHLIIRMEREKGKSKKLKGWDPPCDCDVIEIQRPTSTQGPKILKGTDNNRILFRVESKNAAAKIDEEDTKPQAISYEVQRGGPNTNNQCRTFTIYPVLDGSDAQEVHTDRVTEGNENVFMLKVKKKGISVDEPRRNVELELRTPKPPTPPAPPPEEPILKYQQPTRNVDFTQNQHDTAKTMSKTKLRKIKKRGKMGKK, encoded by the exons ATGCCTGCTGTACCCTGCCCACCGGAATGTCCACCCTCGAAACCGAAATACGATCCTTCTGCAAGATATTACCGAGAAATCGGGACTGCGGTGATTGGAAATCATTTGATAATTCGTATGGAAAGAGAAAAGGGAAAATCGAAGAAGTTGAAAGGTTGGGATCCTCCGTGCGATTGCGACGTGATAGAAATACAGAGGCCGACGAGCACCCAAGGGCCGAAAATATTGAAGGGGACTGACAACAATCGGATCCTGTTCCGTGTCGAGTCGAAGAACGCTGCTGCGAAAATAGACGAGGAAGATACCAAGCCTCAAGCCATTTCTTACGAGGTACAAAG GGGAGGTCCAAACACGAATAATCAGTGCAGGACGTTCACTATTTACCCCGTTCTCGATGGTTCCGATGCCCAGGAAGTCCATACGGATCGCGTGACCGAAGGAAACGAGAACGTGTTCATGTTAAAAGTGAAAAAGAAGGGTATTTCCGTTGATGAACCGAGAAGAAACGTAGAACTCGAGTTGAGAACGCCTAAACCACCGACACCACCGGCACCACCTCCGGAAGAACCGATACTGAAATATCAACAACCGACCCGAAACGTTGATTTTACGCAAAACCAACATGATACAGCGAAGACGATGTCAAAaacaaaattaagaaaaattaaaaaacggGGGAAGAtgggaaaaaaataa
- the LOC117164475 gene encoding uncharacterized protein LOC117164475, with the protein MLEPLIVLTVLNCFFMFSSTVTTCALWWQYRTHRCCFKKDPMSQSTKWNPSKSKNNPSKNNNSSKNNNSSKNSNPSKKPVHSKQDNLVNSVSRSKSNSTMNRENKNRKNSKHKLKSKYLSRSKTPSDERLSSMEMIGNWELEDRARMSEASQTTNDPKSAVVMEYSTVQKIVQILDNDADLIATKMAMKDLNAKQNAEEKKVPISNLMESQFDHQSISEYTPQEQYN; encoded by the exons ATGTTGGAACCACTGATCGTACTGACagtattaaattgtttctttatGTTCAGCTCCACTGTCACAACTTGCGCATTATG GTGGCAATATCGAACTCATCGTTGCTGTTTCAAGAAAGATCCCATGTCACAGAGCACCAAGTGGAATCCGTCCAAGTCGAAGAATAATCCGTCAAAGAACAACAATTCGTCAAAGAACAATAATTCGTCCAAAAACAGTAATCCGTCGAAAAAACCTGTACACTCGAAACAGGATAACCTTGTAAATTCAGTCAGTCGCAGCAAATCGAATTCAACGATGAACCGTGAGAATAAGAACAGGAAGAACTCGAAGCACAAATTGAAATCGAAGTATCTGTCGAGAAGCAAGACACCTAGCGACGAACGACTGTCGTCCAT GGAAATGATAGGAAATTGGGAGCTCGAAGATAGAGCGAGAATGTCAGAAGCGTCGCAGACTACGAACGATCCAAAATCGGCGGTGGTGATGGAATATTCAACGGTACAAAAGATCGTCCAGATTTTAGACAATGACGCTGATCTTATTGCCACGAAAATGGCCATGAAAGATCTTAATGCTAAGCAAAACGCGGAAGAGAAGAAAGTACCGATTTCGAATCTGATGGAATCGCAATTTGACCATCAATCTATATCTGAATACACGCCTCAGGAACAGTATAattga
- the LOC117164471 gene encoding alpha-tocopherol transfer protein-like, whose amino-acid sequence MTLLPPTVEQQKRINEAVPTDPEVKKRDVAAIREWLSKQPHLPNHMDDARLERFLFGCKNSIERCKMILERYFSVRTAIPEFFAVRDPFAREIQECCEAINYFVLPSLTDEGHRVTILRLKDTSTERFSIQAISRRILMVLDTRLMEERCLSNIMVIDLEGFSMIHFTKCSPTQSIVRKSMLAVQDSMPLRLHRVHFLHAPAFIESILNIFYPLLKDRLVQKFCIHTGGGEELYPYMDKDILPNEWGGKAGTLDELNDAWKKKIEKNRDWFLREEKLSRTNEKARVPESKSRLLAELDGLQGSFRQLNID is encoded by the exons ATGACGTTACTACCACCGACTGTAGAACAACAGAAACGAATAAACGAGGCGGTTCCAACGGATCCGGAAGTGAAGAAACGCGATGTGGCTGCCATACGCGAGTGGCTGTCGAAACAACCTCATCTACCTAATCATATGG ACGATGCGAGGCTTGAAAGATTCCTATTTGGTTGCAAAAATAGCATAGAGCGATGCAAGATGATTTTGGAGAGATATTTCAGCGTGCGTACGGCGATTCCAGAATTTTTCGCGGTTCGAGATCCGTTTGCGCGAGAAATTCAAGAATGCTGCGAAGCAAT CAATTATTTCGTCTTACCATCATTAACCGACGAAGGACACCGCGTAACTATCTTGCGATTAAAAGACACTAGTACAGAGAGGTTTTCTATCCAAGCTATCTCCAGGAGGATTCTTATGGTTCTGGATACTCGTTTAATGGAAGAACGTTGTCTATCAAACATTATGGTTATCGATCTCGAG GGATTCAGCATGATTCATTTTACGAAGTGCAGTCCAACGCAGAGCATCGTCCGGAAGTCGATGTTGGCAGTGCAAGATAGCATGCCATTAAGACTGCATAGAGTCCACTTCCTTCACGCGCCTGCTTTCATTGAAagtattctaaatatattttaccCTCTATTAAAGGATCGACTTGTACAGAAA TTTTGCATTCATACCGGTGGTGGTGAGGAATTGTACCCTTACATGGACAAGGATATACTTCCAAACGAGTGGGGTGGGAAAGCAGGCACTCTGGATGAATTAAATG acgcgtggaaaaagaaaattgagaaaaaCAGAGATTGGTTTTTGCGAGAAGAAAAGCTTAGCCGAACAAACGAAAAAGCCAGAGTTCCAGAATCTAAATCAAGACTTCTGGCAGAACTGGATGGATTACAGGGTTCTTTCAGACAATTAAATATTGATTAA